The genomic interval GGGCGCCGGCGATTTTGCCGACGCGCCGCTGGACGAAGCGCACACAGCAGTGTTCGCCGGCGAGCGCGCGATTGCACCGGACGCGCGGATTGCCATGGCGGTCGCTGTGGCGCCGTTCGCGCGCACGGCGCTCGAAATTACCTTGACGCAAACGGACGTGCAGCGGCGCGATGCGTTGCTCGCTAGCGCGCAAGCTGCTGGCGTGGCGCTGATCGCCATCCGCGTCGAAGCCCCGCCGATCACGCTCAGCTTGCCGGCGCTTGAGGAAGACATCGAGGAGCCTCGCGCAACGCCCGCCGCTGCTGCCGCGACGCTTGCGCCATCACAAGCGCAGGAAGCGCCTGCCCGCGTGGAACGCCGCCGCCTACCCGAGCGCCGCAAAGGCTACATCCAGAAAAGCACCGTCGGCGGCCACAAAGTCTATCTGCACACCGGCGAGTACGACGACGGCGAGCTCGGCGAAATCTTCATCGACCTGCACAAGGAAGGCGCCGCCTTCCGCTCGCTGATGAACAATTTCGCCATCTCGATCTCGATCGGCCTGCAATACGGCGTGCCGCTGGAAGAATATTGCGACGCCTTCCTGTTCACGCGCTTCGAGCCCGCCGGCGAAGTGAAGGGCAACGAAACCATCCGCCACGCCACCTCGATCCTCGACTACATCTTCCGCGAACTCGCCGTCTCGTACCTCGGCCGCGCCGATCTCGCGCAGATGGATCCATTCGACGCGCGCGGCGACGGCCTCTCCAAGCGCGCCAACGACGCCGAAAGCGCCGCGCGGCTCATCTCACGCGGCTTCGCGCGCGGGGCGTCGCCGGACAATCTGGTGATGTTGCGGCCACGCTCCGTCGTCGAAAACATCCGCGACCGCCGCGAGCCGATCGCGCCGTCACGCCCTGCCGCCACCGGCTATCGCAACGAACCCTGCGACGCCTGCGGCCACTTCACCGTCGAGCAAACCGGCAAATGCGCTGCCTGCGGCGCAACCGGCGAAGCCAGCGGCGGTTAACGCGCTCTAAGCGTTGGTGGCGCGCGTTCTGCGAGGGTCGCGGCAACACCTTTAAGGATGCGCCATTATGAAACGCGCCGCGCTTATTGCTTGCCTGTTGGCCTTAACGTCCCCCGCGTTCGCGCAGGACGCGGACACCGGCGGCCCGATTACGAACCAAGCTGAACGCGACGTGGTCGCCCAGCGCGTGCGCGGTGGCGCTTCATGCGGAGGCTGCGACCTGTTCCAGATCGATCTCTCCTATCAGGTCGTCTCCGGCCGCAATTTCACCGGCTCGCGCATCCGCCAGTCGGACATGACGATCGCCATCGCTGACCACACCAATTTCACCGGCGCCAATCTCTCGTTGGCCAACCTGTTCGGCGTGCGCGCAACCGGCGCAAACTTCACCGGCGCGAACTTGGATGAAGCGTCGTTGGTCGGCGCCTATTTCGGCAGCGCCAACTTCACTGGCGCGCGGCTGCGCGGCGCGAACCTCTCGGGCGCCGACATGGCGAATGTACGCGGCCTTACACAAGAGCAATTGAATACTGCTTGCGGTGATGCAACGACCACGCTGCCGTCTGGTTTGACTGTTCCGGCTTGCGGTAACAACCAGTAACAAATCTCACTTACTGCATGTTCACTGGCGCGATGTCTTGAGCAGGCATAACTCGGCGCCGTGGTGACACAATTTCGCCTCGCCGCGTTCGCGGTGGCTGCGCTAGTCGTGGTCGGGGCGGGCCAAGCCTTCGCGCTCTGGCCGTTCACCGCGCCACCGCGCCTTGCGACGACACCAGCCTATGGCGGCGTGTGCGAGGAGTGCAATTTAGCCGGCCGCGATCTCAGCGGCGCGCGCATGACCAACTCCGTGTTCAACCGCAGTGATTTTTCAAACGCGAAGATGGCGAGTGCCAATGCATCCGGCTCGGCGTTCGCGGAAGCGAACTTCACCGGCGCCGATCTGCGCGGCACGCGCTTCGCGCAGGCTGACGTCACCAGCGCGAACTTCAGCGGCGCAAACATCGCCGGCGCCGATTTGGAGACGGCGGAAGGTCTAACGCAACGCCAGCTCAACGGCGCATGCGGCGACTACACCACCCGCGTGCCGCGTGGCATGCGCGTGCGGGAGTGCGAGTAACTCAGCGGGTCACAAGCCAACGAGGGCGAGCATAACCAAAAAGCTACCGCACCCGACAAAAATGATCGGCAACCGCAACGCGCCAAGTCGTCTAAACCAAAGCGGATGCGAGACTCCCCACGTGGAAGGCTGAGGCGGGTGCTTCCGGTGCCACGCGCGCGCATAGGGCCACATCAACCCGCCGACACAGATCGCCAAGCCGCCAACAACCAGCGCCACGATCCTGTCTGGAGTCATCAGCTCTTCGCCTGCCCCACGATCCGAATGTGCAGCTCCTTGAGCTGTTTCGGCGTCACTTCGCCTGGGGCGTTCATCATCAGATCTTGAGCCTGCTGGTTGAACGGGAAGACGATGACTTCGCGAATGTTATCGACGCCGGCGAGCAACATGACGATCCGGTCCACGCCCGGCGCCGAGCCACCGTGCGGCGGCGCGCCGAAGCGGAACGCGTTCAGCATGCCACCGAACTTCTCCTCGACCACGCTCTGCGGATAGCCGGCGAGTTCGAACGCCTTGATCATGATCTCCGGCTTATGGTTCCGGATCGCGCCTGAGCTCAGCTCCACGCCGTTGCAGACGATGTCGTACTGGAACGCCGTGATCTTCTCGATCGTCTCACGGTCATTGACGTCGAGCTTCTGAAACGCTTCGTGGTCGTAGTTCGGCATCGAGAACGGGTTGTGAGAGAAGTCGATTCGCTTCTCATCCTCGCTCCACTCGTACATCGGGAAATCGACGATCCAGCAGAACTTGAACTGATCCTTATCGGCAAGATTCAACTCGTCCGCGACCTTGTTCCGGGCGAGACCGGCGAATTTGTAGAAGACGGCCGGATCGCCAGCGACGAAGAACGCCGCGTCGCCGACTTTCAAGCCAAGCTGTTCGCGGATCGCGGCGGCTTTCTCCTGGCCTATGTTTTTCGCGATCGGTCCAGCGCCGCCCTCTTCGCCCTCGCGCCAGAAAATGTAACCAAGTCCCGGCTGACCTTCGCCCTGCGCCCACGCGTTCATGCGATCGGCAAACGCGCGCGAGCCGCCGTTCGGCGCGGGGATCGCCCACACCGCGTGCTTCGGCTTCTCCAGAATGCGCGCAAACAGGCCAAAGCCGCCGGCGCGGAAATGCTCGCTAACGTCTTTCAGGATGAGCGGGTTGCGCAGGTCCGGCTTGTCGGAGCCGTACTTCGCGATCGCTTCGGCAAACGGAATGCGCGGAAATTCGTTGGCTGGCGTCACGCGCTTGCCGCTGCCGAATTCCTCGAACACGCCGGCCAGCACTGGGCCGATGGCGTTGAACACGTCTTCCTGCGTCACGAAGCTCATCTCGAAATCGAGCTGGTAGAACTCGCCGGGCGAACGGTCGGCGCGAGCGTCTTCGTCGCGGAAGCACGGCGCGATTTGGAAGTACTTGTCGAAGCCGGCCACCATCAGCAGCTGCTTGAACTGCTGTGGCGCCTGCGGCAGCGCGTAGAACTTGCCCGGATGCAGACGCGACGGAACGAGGAAGTCGCGCGCGCCCTCGGGCGACGACGCCGTCAGGATCGGGGTTTGAAACTCGGTGAAGCCCTGGTCGATCATGCGGCGGCGCAATGAGGCGATCACCTGGCTGCGTAGCAGGATCGACTTGTGCAGCTTCTCGCGGCGCAGATCGAGGAAGCGGTACTTCAAGCGAAGCTCTTCCGGATAGTCCGGTTCACCGAACACCGGCAGCGGCAGCTCCTCGGCCGCACCCAGCACCTCGAGCGCCGACGCCTGCACTTCGATGCCGCCCGTCGGGATGTTGGCGTTCTTAGTCTCTGCCGTGCGCTCGACCACCTTGCCATCGATCTGGATCACGCTCTCGGCGCGCACGCGCTCAGCGGCGGCGAACGCAGGCGACGAGGGCGCGATGACGATTTGGGTCAGCCCGTAATTGTCGCGCAAATCGATGAACAGCAGCCCGCCATGGTCGCGCTTCCTGTGCACCCAGCCCGAGACGCGCACGTCCTTGCCGGCATGCTCCGGCCGGAGGGCGCCGCAGGTATGGGTACGGTAGGCGTGCATCAGGAAACTCCAGCGAGTCGTGGCTCGCATATTTCGCCGGTTAGGCGCATGGGCAGCGCCGCCTTGTCAAGGCGCGCCCGACCCCGGCAGAACAGCGCTGCGCATGTGCAACCTCTATTCCATGACCAAATCCCGCGAAGCGCTGGTGGCTTACACCCGCGCCATGCGTGATCGGACGGCGAACCAGCCGCCCTTGCCCGCGATTTTCCCGGACCAGATGGCGCCAGTGGTGGGCACCTCGAAAGAAGGCCTGCGCGAGGTCACGATGATGCGCTGGGGCTTTCCGGCTGCCGGTGGCGGCAAGCGGCCGGTGACCAACATCCGCAATCTCGGTTCCAATTATTGGAAGGGCTGGCTCGATCAGCCCCGTTTTCGCTGCGTCGTGCCGGCGACAAGTTTCGTGGAATACACGGACTCGACGCCAAAGGTGGCGCATTGGTTTGCGCTCGGCGACGACCGGCCGCTTTTCTGCTTCGCCGGCCTATGGCGGCCATGGACCGGCGTGCGCGGCAAGGAGGACGGCACGCACCTGCTGTTCGGCATTCTCACCACCGAGCCGAACGAGCTGACCAAGCCGATCCACGCTGAAGCGATGCCGGTAATGCTGACGGGCGACGAGATCGAGACTTGGCTCGAAGCGCCGCTTCAAGACGCCGTGAAGCTCGCGAAACCGTTTCCGCCAGAGCGGATGAAGATCGTATTGTCGGGACCAAGGGAAGATTTAGGCGAAGATTCGGGGGAAGCGTCATGAAGTGGCTGATTGGACTAGGCGTCGTTGTCGCCATCGCTGGCGGCGCGTTCTGGTATTTTGTTGCTGATGGCGCGACGCCAACGCAGGCCGATGGCGAGTTCGATATCGCGGCCTACCGCGCGCTCGTCGCCAACGATGCGCCAGAAACTCTACCTCAAGAGGTGCGGGTCGAGTTCGTGGGTGAGAGCGCCGCGCCGAGCTTTGCGGCTGTCGCGGGCGATTTCAGCGGCGACAAGACCTTCGCCTACGTCTCGTTCCAGATCGTCGCGCCCGATGGCGCAACCATCATCGACGGCGCGGTCGATGCCGAGACACTGAGCGTGATGTCCGACGGCAGCGGCGCGTTCGATGCGGCCGCCTATCAGCGCGTACTCGACGCTGAAACCCAAGCCGCGCGCGTAATGATCACGCACGAACACTTGGATCACGTCATGGCAATCGCGCGCCACCCCCAACCGGCCGCCATCGCCGCGCAGCTTCGCCTCACGCAGTCGCAACTGGACGGTTTGCCGGAGCACGCGCCCGGCGGCGTGCTCGGACCCGAAATTGCGGGCATCACCACTATCGATATCAGCGCGCCGACGCGCATTGCGCCGGGCATCGTCGCGGTCGCCAAGCCTGGTCACGCGCCGGGTGAGATCGCGATTTACGTTCGCACGACGTCGGAGCGCGAGTATTTGTTCATCGGCGACATCGCTTGGCTTATGGGCGCCATCGAGCGCACTAGCAGCCGACCGCGCTTCATCCGGTTCATCATGCCGGGCGTCGATCCCGACCGGCCGGCAGTGTTGCGCCAGATTCGCGCGCTTCACGATCTACGCACAGCGGAACCGGACCTGGTGATCGTCCCCGCGCATGACGACGAATATCTACGCGGATTGGTGGGAAGCGGCGCATTGATCGAGCAATTCGTCGTCAGGGCTGCGGAAACACCGGCTCCAAGCGGCGAATCGCCGCCAGCCAGCCCTTGACCCCGCCAGCGGCGCGGACCAGTCACGGCTAATGCGCGTCATCACCAAGACGGCCGACCTCGAAACGCTGCGCCAGGAGCTGGCCGCGGCGCCCTTCGTCGCGGTCGACACCGAGTTCATGCGCGAGACCACGTACTGGCCCAAGCTCTGCCTCATCCAGGCTGCGGCCGAGGGCGTCGAAGCGGTGATCGATCCGTTGGCCGAGGGCTTGGACCTCGGCCCGTTCATGGCGCTGATGGCCGACCGCAACGTGCTGAAAATCTTTCACGCCGCGCGGCAGGATTTGGAAATCTTTCTTAAGCTCGGTGGTGCGCTGCCGCATCCGGTATTTGATTCACAAATCGCCGCGATGGCATGCGGCTACGGCGACACCGTCGCCTACGACGCGCTGGTGCAGCAGGTGCTGAAGCGGCGGTTGGACAAGAGCTCACGCTTTACTGATTGGAGCCGCCGGCCGCTGTCGGAGTCCCAGCTCGCGTACGCGCTCGCGGACGTGACCCATCTCCGCGATCTGTATCCGAAGCTCCACACCAAGCTCGAGAGCGAGGATCGGCTGTCGTGGCTGGACGAGGAGCACGCCAACCTGCTCAATCCGGCGATCTATGACACGACACCTGAGAACGCCTGGAACCGATTGAAGCTGCGCAAGACGACGGCCGACTTCGTACTTGGCCTGCAGGTCGCGGCGGCTTGGCGCGAGCGCCAGGCACAGTTGCGCGATGTGCCGCGCGGGCGGATCGTCAAGGACGAGGCGCTTTACGAAATCGCAGAGCAGCGGCCGAAAAACGCGGCGGACTTCGATCGCATGCGCGCCGTGCCGCGCGGGTTTGGCAATTCGCGCTCAGCGCAGGAGCTGATCCAAGCGCTTGACCGCGCGTTCTCCGATCCGAACCGGGATCAGTACAAGCACGAACGCTTGCCGCCGCTGCCGTCGGGCCTAGGGCCGACAGTGGAATTGCTGAAAGTGTTGTTGCGCTTTGAAGCCGAGCATCACCAAGTGGCGCCGCGATTGATTGCGTCCGCTTCGGATGTGGAAGCAATCGCGGCGAGCGACACCGCCGATGTGGCGGCGCTGCGCGGCTGGCGGCGCAAGGTGTTCGGCGAACGCGCGCTAGCGCTGAAGCACGGCAAGCTGGCGCTGAAGCTGAAAGACGGCAAAGTCTTCGTCGAAGACGTTTAGCAATATGGACCGCCGGCGCCCTCGCCGGCATGCCGCCAGATCGAACAAGCGCCACCGCTTGTCGGTAGCAGGCGCGCCGTGCCGGCGGGGGCCGGCGGTCCATATTGGCGTTGCGTCCAATTTATATCATGGGCGCTAGGCGTTGAGCGCGGCCTTGCAGGCAGCTTTGAAATCGTAATCGACATACGCGGCGCAATCCGGCCACTTGCCGCTCTCGACCCAGTATTGCGCCAGCCCCAAGCGCGCAGCGAGGCGCGGAAAGCGCTGGGATTTCCAGGCAGGCTCGCCGCCAGTGGCGACGAAGAGTTGCAACGGCGCTTGCGCGCGCGCCATGCCGAAACCGTCGTGATTGTCCGGCTTCAGGCCGCGGCCCGTATCCAGCGCATTCCCGATCAAGTCGAACGCGCGCTCCGCACAGCCGTAGCCAGCCGCGACCAGGCAGGTTGAGAGCGGCAGAGGCGAGTTTTGCGTCGAGAGCATGGTGAGCAGCTGATCGCAAGCGTCACGGCGCTCGGTCTCGCCGAGACGC from Terricaulis silvestris carries:
- a CDS encoding pentapeptide repeat-containing protein encodes the protein MTQFRLAAFAVAALVVVGAGQAFALWPFTAPPRLATTPAYGGVCEECNLAGRDLSGARMTNSVFNRSDFSNAKMASANASGSAFAEANFTGADLRGTRFAQADVTSANFSGANIAGADLETAEGLTQRQLNGACGDYTTRVPRGMRVRECE
- a CDS encoding pentapeptide repeat-containing protein yields the protein MKRAALIACLLALTSPAFAQDADTGGPITNQAERDVVAQRVRGGASCGGCDLFQIDLSYQVVSGRNFTGSRIRQSDMTIAIADHTNFTGANLSLANLFGVRATGANFTGANLDEASLVGAYFGSANFTGARLRGANLSGADMANVRGLTQEQLNTACGDATTTLPSGLTVPACGNNQ
- the rnd gene encoding ribonuclease D, which produces MRVITKTADLETLRQELAAAPFVAVDTEFMRETTYWPKLCLIQAAAEGVEAVIDPLAEGLDLGPFMALMADRNVLKIFHAARQDLEIFLKLGGALPHPVFDSQIAAMACGYGDTVAYDALVQQVLKRRLDKSSRFTDWSRRPLSESQLAYALADVTHLRDLYPKLHTKLESEDRLSWLDEEHANLLNPAIYDTTPENAWNRLKLRKTTADFVLGLQVAAAWRERQAQLRDVPRGRIVKDEALYEIAEQRPKNAADFDRMRAVPRGFGNSRSAQELIQALDRAFSDPNRDQYKHERLPPLPSGLGPTVELLKVLLRFEAEHHQVAPRLIASASDVEAIAASDTADVAALRGWRRKVFGERALALKHGKLALKLKDGKVFVEDV
- the aspS gene encoding aspartate--tRNA ligase → MHAYRTHTCGALRPEHAGKDVRVSGWVHRKRDHGGLLFIDLRDNYGLTQIVIAPSSPAFAAAERVRAESVIQIDGKVVERTAETKNANIPTGGIEVQASALEVLGAAEELPLPVFGEPDYPEELRLKYRFLDLRREKLHKSILLRSQVIASLRRRMIDQGFTEFQTPILTASSPEGARDFLVPSRLHPGKFYALPQAPQQFKQLLMVAGFDKYFQIAPCFRDEDARADRSPGEFYQLDFEMSFVTQEDVFNAIGPVLAGVFEEFGSGKRVTPANEFPRIPFAEAIAKYGSDKPDLRNPLILKDVSEHFRAGGFGLFARILEKPKHAVWAIPAPNGGSRAFADRMNAWAQGEGQPGLGYIFWREGEEGGAGPIAKNIGQEKAAAIREQLGLKVGDAAFFVAGDPAVFYKFAGLARNKVADELNLADKDQFKFCWIVDFPMYEWSEDEKRIDFSHNPFSMPNYDHEAFQKLDVNDRETIEKITAFQYDIVCNGVELSSGAIRNHKPEIMIKAFELAGYPQSVVEEKFGGMLNAFRFGAPPHGGSAPGVDRIVMLLAGVDNIREVIVFPFNQQAQDLMMNAPGEVTPKQLKELHIRIVGQAKS
- a CDS encoding SOS response-associated peptidase, with protein sequence MCNLYSMTKSREALVAYTRAMRDRTANQPPLPAIFPDQMAPVVGTSKEGLREVTMMRWGFPAAGGGKRPVTNIRNLGSNYWKGWLDQPRFRCVVPATSFVEYTDSTPKVAHWFALGDDRPLFCFAGLWRPWTGVRGKEDGTHLLFGILTTEPNELTKPIHAEAMPVMLTGDEIETWLEAPLQDAVKLAKPFPPERMKIVLSGPREDLGEDSGEAS
- a CDS encoding MBL fold metallo-hydrolase — its product is MKWLIGLGVVVAIAGGAFWYFVADGATPTQADGEFDIAAYRALVANDAPETLPQEVRVEFVGESAAPSFAAVAGDFSGDKTFAYVSFQIVAPDGATIIDGAVDAETLSVMSDGSGAFDAAAYQRVLDAETQAARVMITHEHLDHVMAIARHPQPAAIAAQLRLTQSQLDGLPEHAPGGVLGPEIAGITTIDISAPTRIAPGIVAVAKPGHAPGEIAIYVRTTSEREYLFIGDIAWLMGAIERTSSRPRFIRFIMPGVDPDRPAVLRQIRALHDLRTAEPDLVIVPAHDDEYLRGLVGSGALIEQFVVRAAETPAPSGESPPASP